From a single Apium graveolens cultivar Ventura chromosome 2, ASM990537v1, whole genome shotgun sequence genomic region:
- the LOC141708991 gene encoding TSL-kinase interacting protein 1 isoform X2 gives MELPVSSDCGVYPSIDKIISKDGSSGVTMASSSHNFAPQQPATKQTRQWAAWTRQEEERFFTALRQVGKNFEKITYRVQSKNKDQVRHYYYRLVRRMNKLLDPQLCLDARNSKDTNSAMLRWWSLVEKSSCKASKLHLKPRRFKMFLDALEHQLMKDRRKNIRKRHSQGEVCSTTATANVLSQGVNRSNCKGDLIPLKAARQRRKPAAYKRWEKAAIAGVSLVADAAEHLERTALDEITEQGKGGKCADPVGNVASSSATLLQNLFNDNNAQTSSKLKLQLFPVDESTRKALEMDDYNPHLELTLSTRKRISSVLEHLNRKWGMSSIACGELLLLPYCAQKENLVNCQRWTQDSILSAADVYKQIGSPSIFRLRYCWLSKEQHELLACQAPVSNFSEQMTEINGHQNMNVVPDFTPEYVPGDSFGLRGDKVVSTEKFAEVVTSTPNADNDIVEGIDTNSDKNIVSSSANAPDISLHEKSCNIAIMKQAEQNSDTQLQTGNLLTAGDWADSLTNISIGDLLNDTSDNMETNYVGPSNASCQYQLSFSCDSFDAAIAALMRKNQDKASFQPTLESHAPSIWDSEETCDAFSFKKSSVSRERVLGASTNDSSEACRQCAKESLVATDSVVEELSEMKELDVEAHGDPMDESQPDPSAVESSAKEDFTGLSDLCWSESLAPLDLDRPCKYLNEDLILNDSMSGLNRLIASSLDAFHNCSFFGLDKKESAPTSAGEARKTASFSDYKIGSEVEISKV, from the exons ATGGAGCTACCGGTTTCGTCGGACTGCGGGGTATATCCCAGTATTGATAAAATCATATCTAAAGATGGAAGTTCTGGTGTAACTATGGCATCATCATCACACAACTTTGCTCCTCAACAACCAG CAACTAAACAAACCCGACAATGGGCTGCTTGGACACGTCAAGAGGAGGAACGCTTCTTTACTGCACTCCGGCAAGTTGGCAAG AATTTCGAGAAGATAACTTATCGTGTACAAAGTAAAAACAAGGATCAG GTCAGGCATTATTACTATCGTCTTGTGAGGCGAATGAACAAGTTGTTGGATCCACAACTTTGTCTTGATGCCAGAAACTCTAAAGATACAAATTCCGCAATGCTTCGATG GTGGTCGTTAGTGGAGAAGAGCAGTTGCAAAGCCTCTAAGCTTCACTTGAAGCCTAGAAGATTTAAAATGTTCCTTGATGCCCTG GAACATCAACTTATGAAGGATCGGCGTAAAAATATTAGAAAACGACATTCTCAGGGAGAAGTTTGTTCTACAACAGCTACAGCAAATGTCCTTAGTCAGG GTGTAAATCGCAGTAACTGCAAAGGTGATTTGATTCCTCTGAAAGCAGCGAGGCAACGACGAAAGCCAG CTGCATATAAAAGGTGGGAAAAGGCAGCCATTGCTGGTGTCTCGCTAGTTGCTGACGCTGCTGAGCATCTGGAGCGGACTGCCTTGGATGAAATAACCGAACAAGGAAAAG GGGGGAAATGTGCGGACCCTGTTGGAAATGTTGCATCTTCTTCCGCAACTTTGTTGCAGAATCTTTTTAATGACAACAATGCACAAACATCATCAAAACTCAAGCTGCAACTGTTCCCAGTCGATGAAAGTACTCGAAAAGCATTAGAAATG GATGATTATAATCCACACTTGGAACTCACTTTAAGTACTCGCAAGAGGATATCATCAGTTTTGGAACATCTCAATCGCAAGTGGGGAATGTCAAGCATAGCATGTGGAGAATTATTACTTTTACCTTACTGTGCCCAGAAGGAAAACCTGGTTAATTGTCAGAGATGGACTCAGGACTCTATTCTGAGTGCAGCAGATGTATATAAACAGATTGGCAGTCCTTCAATATTTCGCTTAAG ATACTGCTGGCTTTCCAAAGAGCAACATGAATTGTTGGCATGTCAAGCACCGGTAAGCAATTTTAGTGAGCAAATGACAGAAATTAATGGTCACCAAAATATGAATGTAGTCCCAGATTTTACTCCTGAGTATGTGCCTGGTGATTCATTTGGCCTTCGTGGAGATAAAGTAGTCTCAACTGAGAAGTTTGCTGAAGTGGTTACTTCAACTCCAAATGCCGACAATGATATCGTCGAGGGCATTGACACAAATTCAGACAAGAATATTGTCTCTTCTTCTGCAAATGCACCAGACATATCTTTACATGAAAAGAGTTGCAATATAGCCATCATGAAGCAAGCTGAGCAGAAT AGTGACACGCAGTTACAGACTGGTAATTTGCTGACTGCGGGGGATTGGGCTGATAGTCTAACCAACATAAGTATTGGTGATCTTCTGAACGATACATCTGATAACATGGAAACCAATTATGTTGGCCCGTCTAATGCCAGTTGTCAGTACCAGTTGTCATTCAGCTGTGATTCTTTTGATGCTGCAATTGCTGCTCTTATGCGTAAAAATCAAGATAAAGCTAGCTTCCAGCCAACTCTAGAATCTCATGCACCTTCTATCTGGGATTCTGAAGAAACTTGTGATGCCTTCTCGTTTAAGAAAAGTTCAGTTTCCCGTGAGAGAGTTTTAGGAGCCTCTACAAATGATTCTTCTGAAGCTTGCAGACAGTGTGCTAAAGAAAGCTTGGTAGCAACAGATAGTGTTGTTGAG GAATTGTCTGAAATGAAGGAGTTAGATGTCGAGGCTCATGGAGACCCAATGGACGAGTCTCAGCCTGATCCAAGTGCTGTGGAGAGTTCGGCGAAGGAGGATTTTACAGGGCTTTCGGATCTTTGTTGG TCTGAATCATTAGCACCATTAGATTTGGACAGACCATGTAAATACCTCAATGAAGATCTGATCCTAAATGATAGCATGAGTGGATTGAATCGCCTAATAGCCAGCAGTCTGGATGCATTTCATAACTGTTCGTTCTTTGGTTTGGATAAAAAAGAATCAGCACCAACATCAGCTGGCGAAGCTCGAAAAACCGCTTCATTTTCGGATTATAAAATCGGTAGTGAAGTAGAGATATCAAAAGTTTGA
- the LOC141708991 gene encoding TSL-kinase interacting protein 1 isoform X1: MELPVSSDCGVYPSIDKIISKDGSSGVTMASSSHNFAPQQPATKQTRQWAAWTRQEEERFFTALRQVGKNFEKITYRVQSKNKDQVRHYYYRLVRRMNKLLDPQLCLDARNSKDTNSAMLRWWSLVEKSSCKASKLHLKPRRFKMFLDALEHQLMKDRRKNIRKRHSQGEVCSTTATANVLSQGKALMNDIPTVEVVNFDSQNIQKLGPGKASLLNRNANLGVNRSNCKGDLIPLKAARQRRKPAAYKRWEKAAIAGVSLVADAAEHLERTALDEITEQGKGGKCADPVGNVASSSATLLQNLFNDNNAQTSSKLKLQLFPVDESTRKALEMDDYNPHLELTLSTRKRISSVLEHLNRKWGMSSIACGELLLLPYCAQKENLVNCQRWTQDSILSAADVYKQIGSPSIFRLRYCWLSKEQHELLACQAPVSNFSEQMTEINGHQNMNVVPDFTPEYVPGDSFGLRGDKVVSTEKFAEVVTSTPNADNDIVEGIDTNSDKNIVSSSANAPDISLHEKSCNIAIMKQAEQNSDTQLQTGNLLTAGDWADSLTNISIGDLLNDTSDNMETNYVGPSNASCQYQLSFSCDSFDAAIAALMRKNQDKASFQPTLESHAPSIWDSEETCDAFSFKKSSVSRERVLGASTNDSSEACRQCAKESLVATDSVVEELSEMKELDVEAHGDPMDESQPDPSAVESSAKEDFTGLSDLCWSESLAPLDLDRPCKYLNEDLILNDSMSGLNRLIASSLDAFHNCSFFGLDKKESAPTSAGEARKTASFSDYKIGSEVEISKV; the protein is encoded by the exons ATGGAGCTACCGGTTTCGTCGGACTGCGGGGTATATCCCAGTATTGATAAAATCATATCTAAAGATGGAAGTTCTGGTGTAACTATGGCATCATCATCACACAACTTTGCTCCTCAACAACCAG CAACTAAACAAACCCGACAATGGGCTGCTTGGACACGTCAAGAGGAGGAACGCTTCTTTACTGCACTCCGGCAAGTTGGCAAG AATTTCGAGAAGATAACTTATCGTGTACAAAGTAAAAACAAGGATCAG GTCAGGCATTATTACTATCGTCTTGTGAGGCGAATGAACAAGTTGTTGGATCCACAACTTTGTCTTGATGCCAGAAACTCTAAAGATACAAATTCCGCAATGCTTCGATG GTGGTCGTTAGTGGAGAAGAGCAGTTGCAAAGCCTCTAAGCTTCACTTGAAGCCTAGAAGATTTAAAATGTTCCTTGATGCCCTG GAACATCAACTTATGAAGGATCGGCGTAAAAATATTAGAAAACGACATTCTCAGGGAGAAGTTTGTTCTACAACAGCTACAGCAAATGTCCTTAGTCAGGGTAAAGCTTTGATGAATGATATTCCCACAGTTGAAGTAGTTAATTTTGACAGTCAAAATATTCAGAAATTGGGACCAGGAAAAGCATCTTTACTAAATCGTAATGCAAATTTAGGTGTAAATCGCAGTAACTGCAAAGGTGATTTGATTCCTCTGAAAGCAGCGAGGCAACGACGAAAGCCAG CTGCATATAAAAGGTGGGAAAAGGCAGCCATTGCTGGTGTCTCGCTAGTTGCTGACGCTGCTGAGCATCTGGAGCGGACTGCCTTGGATGAAATAACCGAACAAGGAAAAG GGGGGAAATGTGCGGACCCTGTTGGAAATGTTGCATCTTCTTCCGCAACTTTGTTGCAGAATCTTTTTAATGACAACAATGCACAAACATCATCAAAACTCAAGCTGCAACTGTTCCCAGTCGATGAAAGTACTCGAAAAGCATTAGAAATG GATGATTATAATCCACACTTGGAACTCACTTTAAGTACTCGCAAGAGGATATCATCAGTTTTGGAACATCTCAATCGCAAGTGGGGAATGTCAAGCATAGCATGTGGAGAATTATTACTTTTACCTTACTGTGCCCAGAAGGAAAACCTGGTTAATTGTCAGAGATGGACTCAGGACTCTATTCTGAGTGCAGCAGATGTATATAAACAGATTGGCAGTCCTTCAATATTTCGCTTAAG ATACTGCTGGCTTTCCAAAGAGCAACATGAATTGTTGGCATGTCAAGCACCGGTAAGCAATTTTAGTGAGCAAATGACAGAAATTAATGGTCACCAAAATATGAATGTAGTCCCAGATTTTACTCCTGAGTATGTGCCTGGTGATTCATTTGGCCTTCGTGGAGATAAAGTAGTCTCAACTGAGAAGTTTGCTGAAGTGGTTACTTCAACTCCAAATGCCGACAATGATATCGTCGAGGGCATTGACACAAATTCAGACAAGAATATTGTCTCTTCTTCTGCAAATGCACCAGACATATCTTTACATGAAAAGAGTTGCAATATAGCCATCATGAAGCAAGCTGAGCAGAAT AGTGACACGCAGTTACAGACTGGTAATTTGCTGACTGCGGGGGATTGGGCTGATAGTCTAACCAACATAAGTATTGGTGATCTTCTGAACGATACATCTGATAACATGGAAACCAATTATGTTGGCCCGTCTAATGCCAGTTGTCAGTACCAGTTGTCATTCAGCTGTGATTCTTTTGATGCTGCAATTGCTGCTCTTATGCGTAAAAATCAAGATAAAGCTAGCTTCCAGCCAACTCTAGAATCTCATGCACCTTCTATCTGGGATTCTGAAGAAACTTGTGATGCCTTCTCGTTTAAGAAAAGTTCAGTTTCCCGTGAGAGAGTTTTAGGAGCCTCTACAAATGATTCTTCTGAAGCTTGCAGACAGTGTGCTAAAGAAAGCTTGGTAGCAACAGATAGTGTTGTTGAG GAATTGTCTGAAATGAAGGAGTTAGATGTCGAGGCTCATGGAGACCCAATGGACGAGTCTCAGCCTGATCCAAGTGCTGTGGAGAGTTCGGCGAAGGAGGATTTTACAGGGCTTTCGGATCTTTGTTGG TCTGAATCATTAGCACCATTAGATTTGGACAGACCATGTAAATACCTCAATGAAGATCTGATCCTAAATGATAGCATGAGTGGATTGAATCGCCTAATAGCCAGCAGTCTGGATGCATTTCATAACTGTTCGTTCTTTGGTTTGGATAAAAAAGAATCAGCACCAACATCAGCTGGCGAAGCTCGAAAAACCGCTTCATTTTCGGATTATAAAATCGGTAGTGAAGTAGAGATATCAAAAGTTTGA